The genome window AAAAGCTATACAATGGTGCTTAGCGTTAAAAGCGCTGGGTTGCCCTTAACCTTATAAAAACGCACTTTGGCAACTGTACAATGAGATAATTATGTTAGAAGAAAAACAAGGCCTCTCTTTTCACACTCAGTTTACAGCCAGCATAGAAAGCTGGGTAAAGCTTATTTCTGCAGAGCTAAATGCTCCTGTGTGGCTGAAGATCGTGCCTTTTTTACCCAAACACGAACAGCAAGAAAAAAGAAATTTTTTGCGCAGAGCCATGATTAACTTAGTTACTAATAAAATACAAAATAAAGAAATTCCCACCGAAGCCCATTTTTTGCCAAAAGCTTTATTAGCACTAAATAACTTATCCACGCCAGGAAGCTCTTTAAAAGAATTTCCGTTGGCTAAAATTTCTTTGTCTCACTGTAAGGCCCATGGAGCTTTTATTTGTAGCCCCAAAAAGAGTGCAGATAATCAATTTTTTGGCATAGACTTAGAAATCAGCGATCGCGTAAGCACAGAAATTATTAAAAAAGTATCCACTCCTTTGGAGGTTTTTGAAGCCCCTTCGCCAGCTCACCTTTGGGCCGCAAAAGAATCTAGCTTTAAATCTTTACCCAATGCCGATACACAACTTATTCGCGATGTGCTTATTCATTCTTGGGCCCCTTTTTTAGAAACTGAGTTATGCCCAACACAAAAAAAACAAAGTTTCTTTCAGCCCAACTCCTCTTGGCAATACCAATTTGCCAATATAGAAAAAAATAAAAAATATACGGGCAGAGGCTGGGTTATTAGCTTTTCTAACTATACTCTTGCCCTTAGCTATCTAGACAAAAACTAAACGGGAAAGCCGTTTGCCAAGCTAAAATTTTCAGT of Pseudobdellovibrionaceae bacterium contains these proteins:
- a CDS encoding 4'-phosphopantetheinyl transferase superfamily protein, translated to MLEEKQGLSFHTQFTASIESWVKLISAELNAPVWLKIVPFLPKHEQQEKRNFLRRAMINLVTNKIQNKEIPTEAHFLPKALLALNNLSTPGSSLKEFPLAKISLSHCKAHGAFICSPKKSADNQFFGIDLEISDRVSTEIIKKVSTPLEVFEAPSPAHLWAAKESSFKSLPNADTQLIRDVLIHSWAPFLETELCPTQKKQSFFQPNSSWQYQFANIEKNKKYTGRGWVISFSNYTLALSYLDKN